The DNA sequence GCCATGCTGATGAATCGGGAGACGGAACTGCGGCCCGAGGATTTCCCCTTTCAGTCGCATCCCTCGCTGCAGAACGGGGCCGCGGGCCAACGGCTGGAAGATATTGAGCGCACGCACATTGAGAAGATGCTGCAGGAGACGAGCTGGAACCTCTCCAAGACGGCGCGCATCCTCGATATTGATCGCACCACGCTCTACAACAAAATCAAGCGTTATGGTTTGAGAGACTCCGCGCCCAAGTGATCTCCGCCATCCACCTCGTCCCGCTATCCCTGGCGAGCGGCGAGGGATTGCCGCCACTCTCCGCGCTCGACGGCCTTTCCGCTTCCGCGGCCCGTTCGCTGTCGGTCTCGTGCCATGTCGAGACGCAGCCTGTCACCATCGACTACACCTTCGACGCCTATCGAATGCAGGCCTGGTCCACCCCCGTGCTGGCGCGGCTGAAGGAACGCAACCCACCCTCCGGCGTCGTCGTACTCGGCGTCACGGCGCTCGATCTGTACGTCCCGGTTCTTACGTTTGTGTTTGGGGAAGCGCAGTTGGCCGGTCCGGCCGCGGTGATCTCCACCCATCGTCTGCGCGACGAATATTACGGCCTGCCGCCCAATGAAGAGGCGTTATCCCAGCGCCTCTTCAAGGAACTACTCCACGAGGTCGGTCATACACAAGGCCTGAAGCACTGCACCGATTGGCGCTGCGTCATGTCCTCGGCTCACGCTGTGGAGCGCATCGATCTGCGTCAGGCCGCGTATTGCCGCGCTTGCGCGGCGCTGTTCCTCAGACGGTAACGGACCGGCTTACTTGTTCCGCGCGTCCGCCAGAAGGTCCACCAGCAGGTGCGAAATCGGGCCACTATCCGGCATGGTGGGGGCAAGGATGAAGTCATCGGGTTCGCCCGGTGCCGGCGGAGTCATAAAAAACCGTGGTTCGTACGCCATCGCGGGACAGTCCAGCAGCACCCTTTGGCGGCGAACAGCCCCTCCCAATAACAGGGACAAGACTGCGCGGTCCACGGATGTCTGATGGCTGACTGCCTGGCGTAAGTCGTCTTCGTTCACATCCCGTGAGATGCCGCACGACGGACAAGGGTTTCAGCTCT is a window from the uncultured Paludibaculum sp. genome containing:
- a CDS encoding archaemetzincin, producing the protein MISAIHLVPLSLASGEGLPPLSALDGLSASAARSLSVSCHVETQPVTIDYTFDAYRMQAWSTPVLARLKERNPPSGVVVLGVTALDLYVPVLTFVFGEAQLAGPAAVISTHRLRDEYYGLPPNEEALSQRLFKELLHEVGHTQGLKHCTDWRCVMSSAHAVERIDLRQAAYCRACAALFLRR